In one Cupriavidus taiwanensis genomic region, the following are encoded:
- the hisB gene encoding imidazoleglycerol-phosphate dehydratase HisB, with amino-acid sequence MRVAEVTRNTSETQIRVSLNLDGSGRQKLASGVPFLDHMLDQIARHGMFDLEVEATGDTHIDDHHTVEDVGITLGQAVARAIGDKKGITRYGHSYVPLDECLSRVVIDFSGRPGLEFHVPFTRARVGSFDVDLTIEFFRGFVNHAGVTLHIDNLRGINAHHQCETVFKAFGRALRMAVELDPRAANTIPSTKGTL; translated from the coding sequence ATGCGTGTTGCAGAGGTCACCCGCAATACTTCGGAAACGCAAATCCGCGTTTCCCTCAATCTCGATGGCAGCGGCCGCCAGAAGCTGGCGTCGGGCGTGCCGTTCCTCGACCACATGCTCGACCAGATCGCCCGGCATGGCATGTTCGACCTGGAGGTCGAAGCCACCGGCGACACGCATATCGATGACCACCATACGGTGGAAGACGTGGGCATCACGCTCGGCCAGGCGGTAGCCAGGGCCATCGGCGACAAGAAGGGCATCACCCGCTACGGCCACAGCTACGTGCCGCTGGACGAATGCCTGTCGCGCGTGGTGATCGACTTCTCCGGCCGCCCCGGCCTGGAGTTCCATGTTCCGTTCACGCGTGCGCGCGTGGGCAGTTTCGACGTGGACCTGACCATCGAGTTCTTCCGCGGCTTCGTCAACCATGCCGGCGTCACGCTGCATATCGACAACCTGCGCGGCATCAACGCCCATCACCAGTGCGAGACCGTGTTCAAGGCTTTTGGCCGGGCGCTGCGCATGGCGGTGGAACTGGATCCGCGCGCGGCGAATACGATCCCGTCGACCAAGGGTACGCTCTGA
- the hisI gene encoding phosphoribosyl-AMP cyclohydrolase — MPKKWLNKVKWDDNGLVPVIVQEVGSNDVLMFAFMNREALLRTVELGEAVFWSRSRKRLWHKGEESGHVQKVHEIRLDCDEDVVLLKVTQIDSIACHTGRHSCFFQKFEGDADAGDWQTVEPVLKDPAQIYTKP, encoded by the coding sequence ATGCCGAAGAAGTGGCTCAACAAAGTGAAATGGGACGACAACGGCCTGGTGCCGGTGATCGTGCAGGAAGTCGGCTCGAACGACGTGCTGATGTTCGCGTTCATGAACCGCGAGGCGCTGCTGCGCACCGTGGAGCTGGGCGAGGCCGTGTTCTGGTCGCGCTCGCGCAAGCGCCTGTGGCACAAGGGCGAGGAATCGGGCCACGTGCAGAAGGTGCACGAGATCCGTCTGGATTGCGATGAAGACGTGGTGCTGCTGAAGGTGACGCAAATCGACAGCATCGCCTGCCATACCGGGCGCCATTCCTGCTTCTTCCAGAAATTCGAGGGCGATGCGGACGCCGGCGACTGGCAGACGGTCGAGCCGGTGCTGAAGGACCCTGCCCAGATCTACACCAAGCCATGA
- a CDS encoding DUF4870 family protein: MMANDYTGQVTTPSGEQLGGLRKLLHILYALYAIFWLTGGITALIAIVIDYVKRDDARGSLYASHFAWQIRSFWWSVAWGVLGGVLFATVVLMPLAFAVWGVLSLWMLYRIVKGWLYLNDSKPMYPDQQF, from the coding sequence ATGATGGCGAACGACTACACCGGGCAGGTCACCACTCCCAGCGGCGAACAGCTGGGCGGCCTGCGCAAGCTGCTGCACATCCTTTACGCGCTGTATGCGATCTTCTGGCTCACCGGCGGCATCACCGCGCTGATCGCCATCGTGATTGACTATGTCAAGCGCGACGACGCCCGCGGATCGCTGTATGCCTCGCACTTCGCCTGGCAGATCCGCTCGTTCTGGTGGTCGGTGGCCTGGGGCGTGCTGGGCGGGGTGCTGTTCGCGACAGTCGTACTGATGCCGCTGGCCTTTGCCGTGTGGGGCGTGCTGTCGCTGTGGATGCTGTATCGTATCGTCAAGGGCTGGCTGTATCTGAACGACAGCAAGCCGATGTACCCGGACCAGCAATTCTGA
- the hisD gene encoding histidinol dehydrogenase translates to MNPTEMESLPIRRLDSSEPGFAEALRQVLAFEAGEDEAIDRAAAQILADVKARGDAAVLEYTRRFDRVEAASMGALEVSQQQLEAALEDLEPKRRAALEAAAARVRAYHEKQKIECGSHSWEYTEADGTMLGQKVTPLDRVGIYVPGGKAAYPSSVLMNAIPARVAGVKEIIMVVPTPGGVRNELVLAAAQIAGVDRVFTIGGAQAVGALAYGTATLPQVDKIVGPGNAYVAAAKRRVFGTVGIDMIAGPSEILVICDGATDPDWVAMDLFSQAEHDELAQSILLCPDSDYIARVEASIQRQLGTMPRREVIAASMSGRGALIKVRDMEEACEIANAIAPEHLEISAENPRQWSEKIRHAGAIFMGRYTSESLGDYCAGPNHVLPTSRTARFSSPLGVYDFQKRSSLIEVSEGGAQMLGQIAAELAYGEGLQAHARSAEYRFKRS, encoded by the coding sequence ATGAACCCAACCGAAATGGAAAGCCTGCCGATCCGCCGGCTCGATTCCAGCGAGCCGGGCTTTGCCGAGGCGCTGCGCCAGGTGCTGGCCTTCGAGGCTGGCGAGGACGAGGCCATCGATCGCGCCGCCGCGCAGATCCTGGCCGACGTGAAGGCGCGCGGCGATGCCGCGGTGCTGGAATACACGCGCCGCTTCGACCGCGTCGAAGCAGCGTCGATGGGCGCGCTCGAGGTCTCGCAGCAGCAGCTCGAAGCCGCGCTCGAAGACCTCGAGCCCAAGCGCCGCGCCGCGCTGGAGGCGGCCGCAGCGCGCGTGCGCGCCTACCACGAGAAGCAGAAGATCGAATGCGGCAGCCACAGCTGGGAATACACCGAGGCCGACGGCACCATGCTGGGCCAGAAGGTGACGCCGCTGGACCGCGTCGGCATCTACGTGCCGGGCGGCAAGGCCGCCTACCCGTCGTCGGTGCTGATGAATGCGATCCCCGCGCGCGTGGCGGGCGTGAAGGAAATCATCATGGTCGTGCCCACGCCCGGCGGCGTACGCAATGAACTGGTGCTGGCCGCGGCGCAGATCGCCGGCGTCGACCGCGTGTTCACCATCGGCGGCGCCCAGGCGGTCGGCGCGCTCGCCTACGGCACCGCGACGCTGCCGCAGGTCGACAAGATCGTCGGCCCCGGCAATGCCTATGTCGCCGCGGCCAAGCGCCGCGTGTTCGGCACCGTCGGCATCGACATGATCGCCGGCCCGTCCGAGATCCTGGTGATCTGCGATGGCGCCACCGATCCCGACTGGGTGGCGATGGACCTGTTCTCGCAGGCCGAGCATGATGAACTGGCGCAGTCGATCCTGCTGTGCCCGGATTCGGACTACATCGCGCGCGTGGAAGCCAGCATCCAGCGCCAGCTCGGCACCATGCCGCGGCGCGAGGTGATTGCCGCGTCGATGTCCGGCCGTGGGGCGCTGATCAAGGTGCGCGACATGGAAGAAGCCTGCGAGATCGCCAACGCGATCGCGCCGGAACACCTGGAGATCTCGGCCGAGAACCCGCGCCAGTGGAGCGAGAAGATCCGCCACGCCGGCGCCATCTTCATGGGCCGCTATACGAGCGAGTCGCTGGGCGACTACTGCGCCGGACCCAACCACGTGCTGCCGACCTCGCGCACCGCGCGCTTCTCGTCGCCGCTGGGCGTCTATGACTTCCAGAAACGCTCGAGCCTGATCGAGGTGAGCGAAGGGGGGGCTCAGATGCTGGGCCAGATCGCCGCCGAACTGGCCTATGGCGAAGGCCTGCAGGCCCACGCCCGCAGCGCGGAATACCGTTTCAAGCGCAGTTGA
- the hisC gene encoding histidinol-phosphate transaminase: MSAVEPSLIERIIRDDVRAMGAYHVPDSHGLVKLDAMENPYRLPPRLRQQLAERLGEVALNRYPVPSSEALRAALKRVMQVPAGMEVLLGNGSDELISMLALAAAKPGAKVMAPVPGFVMYAMSAQFAGLQFVGVPLRDDFTLDRAAMLAAMAAQQPAIIYLAYPNNPTGNLFDAADMEAIIRAAQGEVCNSLVVVDEAYQPFAQHSWMPRLTDFGNLLVMRTVSKLGLAGIRLGYLAGAPEWLAQLDKVRPPYNVNVLTEAAALFALEHVAVLDEQAAQLRAERTRVADGMAAQPGVTVFPSAANFLLARVPDAAQTFERLLARKVLIKNVSKMHPLLANCLRVTVSTPEENAQFLEAFAASLQD, encoded by the coding sequence ATGTCAGCCGTAGAGCCCTCCCTGATCGAACGCATCATCCGTGACGACGTGCGCGCCATGGGCGCCTACCACGTGCCGGATTCGCACGGTCTGGTCAAGCTCGACGCAATGGAGAACCCGTACCGCCTGCCGCCCCGGTTGCGCCAGCAACTGGCCGAGCGGCTGGGCGAGGTGGCGCTGAACCGCTACCCGGTGCCGAGCAGCGAAGCGCTGCGCGCCGCGCTCAAGCGCGTGATGCAGGTGCCGGCCGGCATGGAGGTGCTGCTCGGCAACGGCTCGGACGAACTCATCAGCATGCTGGCGCTGGCCGCGGCCAAACCGGGCGCGAAGGTGATGGCACCGGTGCCCGGCTTTGTCATGTACGCGATGTCGGCGCAGTTTGCCGGCCTGCAGTTCGTCGGCGTGCCGCTGCGCGACGATTTCACGCTGGACCGTGCCGCCATGCTGGCGGCGATGGCCGCGCAGCAGCCCGCCATCATTTACCTGGCCTATCCGAACAACCCCACCGGCAACCTGTTCGACGCCGCCGACATGGAGGCCATCATCCGCGCTGCGCAAGGCGAGGTCTGCAACAGCCTGGTGGTGGTCGACGAGGCCTACCAGCCGTTCGCCCAGCACAGCTGGATGCCGCGCCTGACGGACTTCGGCAACCTGCTGGTGATGCGCACCGTATCGAAGCTCGGCCTGGCCGGCATCCGCCTGGGCTACCTGGCCGGCGCGCCGGAATGGCTGGCGCAGCTGGACAAGGTGCGCCCGCCCTATAACGTCAACGTGCTGACCGAGGCCGCGGCGCTGTTCGCGCTCGAGCATGTGGCGGTGCTGGACGAACAGGCCGCGCAACTGCGTGCCGAGCGCACGCGCGTAGCCGACGGCATGGCGGCGCAGCCCGGGGTCACCGTGTTCCCGAGCGCCGCCAATTTCCTGCTGGCGCGCGTGCCGGATGCCGCACAGACCTTCGAGCGCCTGCTGGCGCGGAAGGTATTGATCAAGAACGTGAGTAAAATGCACCCGTTGCTGGCCAATTGTCTGCGCGTCACGGTCAGCACGCCCGAAGAAAACGCGCAGTTCCTTGAGGCATTCGCAGCGTCGCTGCAGGATTAA
- the hisH gene encoding imidazole glycerol phosphate synthase subunit HisH, whose protein sequence is MTTIAIVDYGMGNLRSVAQALRAAAPEADVRVVDAPEGIRAADRVVLPGQGAMPDCMSALGASGLEQAVVEAAASKPMLGVCVGEQMLFEFSTESRAGMDRTPALALMPGQVVRFALDGMTQPDGSRFKVPQMGWNRVRQARPHPLWNGIPDDSWFYFVHSYYVQAQDPAHIAGETEYGVVFTSAVARDNIFATQFHPEKSAALGLQLYRNFVHWNP, encoded by the coding sequence ATGACTACCATAGCAATTGTGGATTACGGCATGGGCAACCTGCGCTCGGTGGCGCAGGCGCTGCGCGCCGCGGCACCGGAAGCCGATGTCCGGGTGGTGGATGCGCCCGAAGGCATTCGCGCGGCGGACCGCGTGGTGCTGCCCGGGCAGGGCGCAATGCCCGACTGCATGTCGGCGCTGGGCGCGTCCGGGCTGGAGCAAGCGGTGGTCGAGGCCGCCGCGAGCAAGCCGATGCTGGGCGTGTGCGTGGGCGAGCAGATGCTGTTCGAATTCAGCACGGAAAGCCGGGCCGGCATGGATCGCACTCCGGCGCTGGCCCTGATGCCCGGCCAGGTGGTGCGGTTTGCGCTGGATGGCATGACGCAGCCCGACGGCTCGCGTTTCAAGGTGCCGCAGATGGGCTGGAACCGGGTGCGCCAGGCCAGGCCGCACCCGCTGTGGAACGGTATCCCGGATGACAGCTGGTTCTATTTCGTCCACAGCTACTATGTGCAGGCGCAGGATCCGGCCCATATTGCCGGCGAAACGGAATACGGAGTCGTGTTTACCAGCGCGGTAGCGCGCGATAATATTTTCGCCACGCAGTTCCACCCCGAGAAAAGCGCGGCCCTGGGCCTGCAGCTGTACCGGAACTTCGTCCACTGGAATCCCTGA
- a CDS encoding histidine triad nucleotide-binding protein: MNAQDNCIFCKIVAGQLPSNKVYEDDDMLAFHDIHPKAPVHLLVIPKAHVDSLADCGAGEGELLARMMLKVPELARAAGCSNGFRTVINTGPDGGQEVYHLHLHVLGGPRHAWKGPLP, from the coding sequence ATGAACGCTCAGGATAATTGCATCTTCTGCAAGATCGTGGCCGGCCAGCTGCCGTCGAACAAAGTCTATGAAGACGACGACATGCTGGCTTTCCACGATATCCATCCTAAGGCCCCGGTACACTTGCTGGTCATTCCCAAGGCACATGTCGACTCGCTGGCCGATTGCGGCGCCGGCGAAGGAGAGCTGCTTGCTAGAATGATGCTGAAGGTGCCTGAACTGGCGCGCGCGGCCGGCTGTTCCAACGGCTTCCGGACGGTGATCAACACCGGTCCGGACGGCGGACAGGAGGTCTACCACCTGCACCTGCATGTGCTCGGTGGTCCGCGCCACGCCTGGAAGGGACCGCTGCCCTGA
- the tatA gene encoding Sec-independent protein translocase subunit TatA: MGSFSIWHWLIVLVIVMLVFGTKKLRNIGQDLGGAVKGFKDGMKDGEDKGAQPGASKELRDSTTIDVDAKEKSRQQ, from the coding sequence ATGGGTTCGTTTAGCATTTGGCACTGGCTGATCGTGCTGGTGATCGTCATGCTGGTGTTCGGCACCAAGAAGCTGCGCAATATCGGCCAGGACCTGGGCGGCGCGGTCAAGGGCTTCAAGGACGGCATGAAGGACGGCGAAGACAAGGGCGCCCAGCCGGGTGCGTCCAAGGAACTGCGCGATTCCACCACCATCGACGTCGACGCCAAGGAAAAATCCCGCCAGCAATAA
- the tatC gene encoding twin-arginine translocase subunit TatC, with translation MSDTRSSDPQDPQDESQQETFISHLVELRQRLVKAVAGIILVFVSLVYWAPVIFNLFSAPLMESLPKGGKMIVTDVTGSFFVPMKVTLLVAFLIALPWVLYQVWQFVAPGLYQHEKRLILPLVSSSYFLFLCGVAFAYFLVFPTVFHFMAHYNAPLGAEMSTDIDKYLSFAMTTFLAFGITFEVPVVVIVLVRFGVVELEKLKQIRPYVIVGAFIIAAIVTPPDVLSQLLLAVPLVALYELGLILARFVGRPVAEQATSAETQPDESH, from the coding sequence ATGAGCGACACCCGGTCCTCCGATCCCCAAGACCCGCAAGACGAGTCGCAGCAGGAAACCTTCATCTCACACCTGGTCGAGTTGCGCCAGCGACTAGTCAAGGCCGTGGCCGGCATCATCCTGGTGTTTGTCTCGCTGGTCTACTGGGCGCCGGTCATCTTCAATCTGTTTTCCGCGCCGCTGATGGAATCGCTGCCCAAGGGCGGCAAGATGATCGTCACCGACGTGACGGGCTCGTTCTTCGTGCCGATGAAGGTCACCTTGCTGGTGGCGTTCCTGATCGCGCTGCCATGGGTGCTCTACCAGGTCTGGCAGTTTGTCGCCCCGGGCCTGTACCAGCATGAGAAGCGCCTGATCCTGCCGCTGGTATCGAGCAGTTATTTCCTGTTCCTGTGCGGCGTGGCCTTTGCGTATTTTCTGGTGTTTCCCACGGTGTTCCATTTCATGGCGCACTACAACGCGCCCCTGGGGGCGGAGATGTCCACCGACATCGACAAATACCTCAGCTTCGCCATGACCACCTTCCTCGCCTTCGGCATTACCTTCGAAGTGCCGGTGGTGGTGATCGTGCTGGTGCGGTTTGGCGTGGTGGAACTGGAAAAGCTCAAGCAGATCCGCCCCTATGTGATCGTCGGGGCCTTCATCATTGCCGCCATCGTCACGCCGCCGGACGTGCTGTCGCAACTGCTGCTCGCCGTCCCACTCGTAGCCCTTTACGAACTTGGCCTGATCCTGGCCCGCTTTGTCGGGCGCCCGGTAGCCGAACAGGCCACTTCCGCAGAAACGCAGCCCGACGAATCGCACTGA
- a CDS encoding porin, with the protein MKMKLFAAAVAALAAGGAYAQSSVTLYGVADVGLEYVSKANAAGDDLFRMSSGNQSGSRWGLRGVEDLGGGLKGVFVLESGFDLDDGRSAQGGRLFGRQAYVGLQSNYGSLLLGRQQTAFYDFGLIYDPMAISSRYGILAQDAAFASRADNTVKYIGKFGGLTASAFYSFNSNGQEVAGAFRRGQEYGAMLNYAAGPFSVGAAYDEVHGSTVGPVAAPVDASGQRIRRATVGANYAFGPAKVYAGYRWAKAADGASLPGQIATAENPLAVNGTSNLYWLGLGYQLTPAFSLSGAAYYQDFRKSDADPWQFVVTADYALSKRTDVYTSLSYALNDNGSLLGVNGFNTVQSGKDQFGAVVGLRHKF; encoded by the coding sequence ATGAAGATGAAACTGTTTGCTGCTGCCGTCGCCGCTCTGGCCGCTGGTGGCGCGTATGCCCAGTCGAGCGTGACCCTGTACGGCGTGGCTGACGTCGGCCTCGAATACGTCAGCAAGGCCAACGCTGCCGGCGACGATCTGTTCCGCATGTCGTCGGGTAACCAGTCCGGTTCGCGCTGGGGCCTGCGTGGCGTGGAAGACCTGGGTGGCGGTCTGAAGGGCGTGTTCGTCCTGGAAAGCGGTTTCGACCTGGATGACGGTCGTTCGGCCCAAGGTGGTCGTCTGTTCGGTCGTCAAGCCTACGTCGGTCTGCAAAGCAACTACGGTTCGCTGCTGCTGGGCCGTCAACAGACCGCCTTCTACGACTTCGGCCTGATCTATGATCCGATGGCCATCTCGTCGCGCTACGGTATCCTGGCTCAGGACGCCGCCTTCGCTTCGCGCGCTGACAACACCGTCAAGTACATCGGCAAGTTCGGTGGCCTGACCGCTTCGGCCTTCTACAGCTTCAACAGCAACGGCCAGGAAGTCGCCGGCGCCTTCCGCCGCGGCCAAGAGTACGGCGCCATGCTGAACTACGCAGCTGGCCCGTTCTCGGTTGGTGCTGCTTATGACGAAGTCCACGGCTCGACCGTCGGCCCCGTCGCTGCTCCCGTCGACGCAAGCGGTCAGCGTATCCGCCGCGCCACCGTTGGTGCCAACTACGCCTTCGGCCCGGCCAAGGTCTACGCTGGCTATCGTTGGGCCAAGGCTGCCGACGGCGCAAGCCTGCCGGGCCAGATCGCCACTGCCGAGAACCCGCTTGCCGTCAACGGTACCTCCAACCTGTACTGGCTGGGTCTGGGTTACCAGCTGACCCCGGCGTTCTCGCTGTCGGGCGCTGCGTACTACCAAGACTTCCGCAAGTCGGACGCCGATCCGTGGCAATTCGTCGTGACCGCCGACTACGCGCTGTCGAAGCGTACCGACGTGTACACCTCGCTGTCGTACGCTCTGAACGACAACGGCTCGCTGCTGGGCGTGAACGGCTTCAACACCGTGCAGTCGGGCAAGGACCAGTTCGGTGCTGTGGTTGGTCTGCGCCACAAGTTCTAA
- the tatB gene encoding Sec-independent protein translocase protein TatB, with product MIDLGISKLALIGAVALIVIGPERLPKVARTVGALVGRAQRYINDVKAEVSREVELEELRKMRTEFEDAARDVERTIHKEVSEQTQALNEALGGAEASGGTSGLSGSDAGAGFVPSWDAAHKAHNGRKSWRVKQGARPLWFKRQHNVRVWVQSGAARVKRHRPASRPSRSFFE from the coding sequence ATGATTGATCTCGGCATTTCCAAGCTGGCGCTGATCGGCGCCGTGGCACTGATCGTGATCGGTCCCGAACGGCTGCCCAAGGTCGCGCGCACGGTGGGCGCACTGGTCGGCCGTGCGCAGCGCTACATCAACGACGTCAAGGCCGAAGTCAGCCGCGAGGTCGAACTGGAAGAACTGCGCAAGATGCGCACGGAATTCGAGGACGCCGCGCGCGATGTCGAGCGCACTATCCACAAGGAAGTCAGCGAGCAGACCCAGGCGCTCAACGAAGCGCTCGGCGGCGCCGAGGCCAGCGGCGGCACCAGCGGCCTCAGCGGCAGCGATGCCGGCGCCGGTTTCGTGCCCAGCTGGGACGCGGCGCACAAGGCGCACAACGGGCGCAAGAGCTGGCGCGTCAAGCAGGGCGCGCGTCCGCTGTGGTTCAAGCGCCAGCACAATGTCCGCGTCTGGGTGCAGTCAGGCGCGGCGCGCGTCAAGCGCCACCGGCCGGCAAGCCGGCCCTCCCGTTCCTTCTTCGAATAA
- a CDS encoding phosphoribosyl-ATP diphosphatase, with the protein MSDNALSSNDVLARLAEVLESRKPANGGDPDKSYVARLFSKGDDAILKKIGEEATETVMAAKDARAAGESGPAAGKVVYEVADLWFHSMVLLANFGLTPADVVNELARREGLSGLEEKARRKD; encoded by the coding sequence ATGAGCGACAACGCACTCAGCAGCAACGATGTCCTGGCGCGCCTGGCCGAGGTGCTGGAATCGCGCAAGCCCGCCAACGGCGGCGACCCGGACAAGTCTTACGTGGCGCGCCTGTTCAGCAAGGGCGACGACGCCATCCTGAAGAAGATCGGCGAGGAAGCCACCGAGACCGTGATGGCCGCCAAGGACGCGCGCGCCGCCGGCGAAAGCGGCCCCGCGGCCGGCAAGGTAGTCTACGAAGTGGCCGACCTGTGGTTCCATAGCATGGTGCTGCTGGCAAACTTCGGCCTGACGCCGGCTGACGTGGTCAACGAGCTGGCGCGGCGCGAGGGGCTGTCCGGCCTGGAAGAAAAGGCCCGGCGCAAGGACTAG
- a CDS encoding YchE family NAAT transporter, which yields MDTLKSFISLLALINPIGAIPFFISLTTQQTEAEKRHTIKIASISVAIVVAVSALLGQQIIEFFNISVASLQVGGGLIMIMMAMNMLNAQTSRTKATPEEEDEAEARSSIAVVPLALPLLTGPGSISTVIVYAGKTQHWYQLLILVGIGVLLGSVVYLVFRAADPIARVIGRTGINIGTRLMGLILSALAVEFIVDGLKTLLPVLKS from the coding sequence ATGGATACGCTCAAGTCGTTTATCTCGCTGCTGGCGTTGATCAACCCGATCGGGGCGATCCCGTTCTTCATCAGCCTGACCACGCAGCAGACTGAAGCGGAAAAGCGGCATACCATCAAGATCGCATCGATCTCGGTCGCGATCGTGGTTGCGGTGTCGGCGTTGCTGGGGCAGCAGATCATCGAGTTCTTCAATATCTCGGTGGCCTCGCTGCAGGTGGGCGGCGGACTCATCATGATCATGATGGCCATGAACATGCTGAATGCGCAAACCAGCCGCACCAAGGCCACGCCCGAGGAAGAGGATGAGGCCGAAGCGCGCTCGAGCATCGCGGTGGTGCCGCTGGCATTGCCGCTGCTGACCGGGCCCGGCTCGATCAGCACGGTAATCGTCTATGCCGGCAAGACCCAGCACTGGTACCAGCTGCTGATCCTGGTCGGCATCGGCGTGCTGCTGGGTTCGGTGGTGTACCTGGTGTTCCGCGCGGCGGACCCGATCGCCCGGGTGATCGGGCGTACCGGCATCAATATCGGCACGCGCCTGATGGGCTTGATCCTGTCGGCGCTGGCCGTGGAATTCATCGTGGACGGGCTGAAGACATTGTTGCCTGTTTTGAAATCATGA
- the hisA gene encoding 1-(5-phosphoribosyl)-5-[(5-phosphoribosylamino)methylideneamino]imidazole-4-carboxamide isomerase — protein MLLIPAIDLKDGQCVRLKQGDMDQATVFSEDPAAMARHWVEQGARRLHLVDLNGAFVGKPRNEAAIKSIIAEVGDEIPVQLGGGIRDLNTIERWLDDGLSYVIIGTAAVKNPGFLKDACSAFGGHIIVGLDAKDGKVATDGWSKLTGHEVADLARKYEDYGVEAIIYTDIGRDGMLQGINIDATVKLAQSMSIPVIASGGLSNLADIDNLCAVEGEGVEGVICGRAIYSGDLNFADAQARADKLRDGQ, from the coding sequence ATGTTGCTCATTCCGGCCATCGACCTGAAGGACGGTCAGTGTGTACGCCTCAAACAAGGCGACATGGACCAGGCCACCGTCTTTTCCGAAGATCCCGCCGCCATGGCACGCCACTGGGTGGAGCAGGGCGCCCGCCGCCTGCACCTGGTGGACCTGAACGGCGCGTTCGTGGGCAAGCCCCGCAACGAGGCGGCCATCAAGTCCATCATCGCCGAGGTCGGCGACGAGATCCCGGTGCAACTGGGCGGCGGCATCCGCGACCTGAACACCATCGAGCGCTGGCTCGACGACGGGCTCTCGTACGTCATCATCGGCACCGCGGCGGTGAAGAACCCCGGGTTCCTGAAGGACGCTTGCTCGGCCTTCGGCGGCCATATCATCGTCGGACTCGATGCCAAGGACGGCAAGGTGGCCACCGACGGCTGGAGCAAGCTGACCGGCCACGAGGTGGCGGACCTGGCGCGCAAGTACGAAGACTACGGCGTCGAGGCCATCATCTACACCGACATCGGCCGCGACGGCATGCTGCAGGGAATCAATATCGATGCCACCGTCAAGCTGGCGCAATCGATGTCGATCCCGGTGATCGCGAGCGGCGGGCTGTCCAACCTGGCCGATATCGACAACCTGTGCGCGGTGGAGGGCGAGGGCGTGGAAGGGGTCATCTGCGGCCGCGCTATCTACTCCGGCGACCTCAACTTTGCCGACGCGCAGGCGCGCGCTGACAAGCTGCGCGACGGGCAATAA
- the hisF gene encoding imidazole glycerol phosphate synthase subunit HisF: MLAKRIIPCLDVTNGRVVKGVNFVELRDAGDPVEIARRYDEQGADEITFLDITATSDGRDLMLHIIEDVASQVFIPLTVGGGVRTVEDVRRLLNAGADKISVNSSAIANPQLVSDAAARYGSQCIVVAIDAKRSSAPGEAPRWEVFTHGGRKATGLDAVQWAREMATRGAGEILLTSMDRDGTRSGFDLELTRAVSDAVPVPVIASGGVGGLQDLADGITRGRADAVLAASIFHYGQHTVGEAKAFMAREGIPVRI, from the coding sequence ATGCTAGCCAAACGTATCATCCCCTGCCTGGACGTGACCAACGGGCGGGTGGTCAAGGGCGTCAACTTTGTCGAGCTGCGCGACGCGGGCGATCCCGTGGAAATCGCGCGCCGCTATGACGAGCAGGGCGCCGACGAAATCACATTCCTCGACATCACCGCGACCAGCGACGGGCGTGACCTGATGCTGCATATCATCGAGGACGTCGCCTCGCAGGTGTTCATCCCGCTGACGGTCGGCGGCGGCGTGCGTACCGTCGAAGACGTGCGGCGCCTGCTCAATGCCGGCGCAGACAAGATCAGCGTCAATTCGTCGGCGATCGCCAACCCGCAGCTGGTGTCGGACGCCGCCGCACGCTATGGCTCGCAGTGCATCGTGGTGGCGATCGACGCCAAGCGCAGCTCCGCCCCCGGCGAAGCGCCGCGCTGGGAGGTCTTCACCCACGGCGGGCGCAAGGCGACCGGGCTGGATGCGGTGCAATGGGCACGCGAGATGGCCACGCGTGGCGCCGGCGAGATCTTGCTGACCAGCATGGACCGCGATGGCACCCGCAGCGGCTTCGACCTGGAGCTGACCCGCGCGGTCAGCGACGCGGTACCGGTGCCGGTGATCGCCTCGGGCGGCGTCGGCGGCCTGCAGGACCTGGCCGACGGCATCACCCGGGGCCGCGCCGACGCGGTGCTGGCCGCCAGCATCTTCCACTACGGCCAGCACACCGTGGGCGAAGCCAAGGCATTCATGGCCCGCGAGGGCATACCCGTGCGGATCTGA